The Nitrospirota bacterium genome has a segment encoding these proteins:
- a CDS encoding autoinducer binding domain-containing protein — protein MNASDIFSSLSKRDLSQLLDLVHSSMEITAETQLEELLDHVRNLIPCENIVSALGELNESFLFQGFDKIVNVSYPMGWATAYLEQGYEKVDPVLRSHFKRFKTQKWTDTFQKARTRREKEFINSARSFGLSKGITLGTFSPESRKWTIFSFSGPSIEEHDRHEDILEYLLPHFHQALIRTISSSPLTTPRISFREREVLNWMKKGKTSGDISQILKITERTVNFHVHNILFKLRATSRSHAVAIALREKIISY, from the coding sequence TGAGTAAAAGGGATTTGAGCCAGCTTTTGGATCTTGTTCATAGCTCTATGGAGATTACGGCCGAAACCCAACTTGAAGAGCTTCTTGATCATGTCCGGAATTTGATTCCCTGTGAGAATATTGTCTCGGCTCTTGGGGAGTTGAACGAATCTTTCTTATTCCAGGGGTTCGATAAAATTGTCAATGTAAGTTATCCCATGGGGTGGGCCACGGCTTATCTTGAACAAGGCTATGAAAAAGTGGATCCGGTTCTTCGTTCACATTTCAAAAGATTCAAAACCCAAAAGTGGACTGACACTTTTCAAAAAGCCAGGACCCGTCGTGAAAAAGAGTTTATCAATTCCGCCAGATCTTTCGGACTGTCCAAAGGGATCACACTTGGGACTTTCTCTCCGGAAAGCAGAAAGTGGACCATTTTTTCATTTTCAGGGCCTTCCATAGAAGAGCATGACCGCCATGAAGATATCCTGGAATACCTTTTGCCCCATTTTCACCAGGCATTAATCCGCACCATCTCCTCTTCTCCTCTCACAACTCCCAGAATTTCATTCCGTGAGCGGGAAGTGTTAAATTGGATGAAGAAAGGGAAGACAAGCGGAGATATTTCCCAGATTTTGAAAATCACCGAACGGACAGTGAATTTTCATGTTCATAATATTCTTTTTAAACTTCGGGCAACCTCCCGTAGTCATGCTGTTGCCATTGCCCTGAGAGAGAAGATCATCAGCTATTAA